A genome region from Vulpes lagopus strain Blue_001 chromosome 7, ASM1834538v1, whole genome shotgun sequence includes the following:
- the LOC121495294 gene encoding MICOS complex subunit MIC26, with product MFKVIQRSVGPASLSLLTFKVYASPKRDSPHKTSVKVNELSLYSVPEGQSKYVEEPRTQLEESISHLRHHCEPYTSWCQEMYSQTKPKMQSLVQWGLDSYEYLQNAPPGFFPRLGVIGFAGIVGLLLARGSKIKKLVYPPGFMGLAASLYYPQQAIVFVQVSGEKLYDWGLRGYIVVEDLWKENFQKPGNVKNSPGNK from the coding sequence ATGTTCAAGGTAATTCAGAGGTCTGTGGGGCCAGCCAGCCTGAGTCTGCTCACCTTTAAAGTCTATGCGTCACCTAAAAGGGACTCACCTCACAAAACTTCTGTGAAGGTTAATGAGCTTTCACTCTACTCGGTTCCTGAGGGTCAATCTAAATATGTGGAGGAGCCAAGGACCCAGCTTGAAGAAAGCATTTCACATCTCCGACATCATTGCGAGCCATATACGAGTTGGTGTCAGGAAATGTACTCGCAAACAAAGCCCAAGATGCAGAGCTTGGTTCAATGGGGGTTAGACAGCTATGAATATCTACAAAATGCACCTCCTGGATTTTTTCCAAGACTTGGTGTTATTGGTTTTGCTGGCATTGTTGGACTTCTTTTGGCTAGAGGgtcaaaaataaagaagctggtGTATCCACCTGGGTTCATGGGACTAGCTGCCTCTCTTTATTATCCACAACAAGCCATCGTATTTGTCCAGGTCAGTGGGGAGAAATTATATGACTGGGGTTTACGAGGATACATAGTCGTAGAAGATTTGTGGAAGGAGAACTTTCAAAAGCCAGGAAATGTGAAGAATTCACCTGGAAATAAGTAG